A single genomic interval of Flavobacterium sp. N2820 harbors:
- a CDS encoding helix-turn-helix transcriptional regulator has protein sequence MSIINDKINQIAIQYYKGNNSLFADAMGTSEANIRNYRKSTTPKLDFILKIKEVLEISFDYLLQDDHVPNNVLLEPKAVYKLKTDKTIDSQKVPLYDIEATAGVVGLFKNDNGNKKPIDFISIPNLPKCDGAIYVTGDSMYPLLKSGDIIMYKELNNSIESIFFGEMYLLSINLEGEEYVTVKWIHKSEKGEEYIKIVSQNSHHQPKDVHLNSIKALALIKASIRINSMS, from the coding sequence ATGAGTATAATAAATGATAAAATTAACCAGATAGCCATCCAGTACTACAAAGGAAACAACTCTTTGTTCGCTGATGCTATGGGAACAAGTGAGGCAAACATTAGAAATTACAGGAAATCAACAACCCCTAAACTTGATTTTATATTGAAAATTAAAGAAGTCCTCGAAATAAGTTTCGACTATTTGTTACAAGATGATCACGTGCCTAATAATGTTCTTTTAGAGCCTAAAGCCGTTTATAAATTAAAGACCGACAAAACAATTGATTCCCAGAAGGTACCATTGTATGATATTGAGGCAACTGCAGGAGTGGTTGGACTATTTAAAAACGATAATGGAAATAAAAAGCCTATCGATTTTATTTCAATACCTAATCTTCCAAAATGTGATGGCGCTATTTATGTAACTGGAGATAGTATGTATCCGCTTTTAAAAAGTGGTGACATCATTATGTATAAAGAGCTCAATAATAGTATAGAAAGCATATTTTTTGGAGAAATGTATTTGCTTTCAATAAATTTAGAAGGTGAGGAATATGTAACCGTAAAATGGATCCATAAATCAGAAAAGGGAGAAGAGTATATTAAGATTGTTTCTCAGAACTCACATCATCAGCCAAAAGACGTGCATTTAAACTCAATAAAGGCACTTGCGCTAATAAAGGCATCTATTAGAATCAACTCAATGAGCTGA
- a CDS encoding TolC family protein, translated as MKAKLIILIVLFISIYTNAQQTLTLEDCYTLATKNYPLSKQTGLIEQKSSYEIEALSKGKLPKIDINAQATYQSEVIGLPSSLQGVQSLNKDQYRATLDVNQLVYNGGIIDANTKLKEAQTKTQQQLIEVNLYQIKTRINQYFFSVLLLQEKKALLSSKKELLTSKVKEVKSGVKFGAILPSSEQVLEAEIIKINQQLTEIKFENIKLLNNLSELTFSDIDTETILIQPVSYSNSTNITRPEIAFYDLQHQQLEFSKSVLSKSNLPKINAFGQAGYGNPGLNMLDNSFQTFYVVGLKANWNIFDWGKTKTDKKALDISKEIVTSEKETFELNNKIQLEEQDFEIKKLEQLLLSDTEIIQIREKIIKSSDTQLKNGVITSSEYLIELTNLFEAKNILKTHEVQLAAAKSNYEIIKGK; from the coding sequence ATGAAAGCTAAGTTAATCATACTGATAGTATTGTTTATATCAATATATACAAATGCACAACAGACTTTAACCTTGGAAGATTGTTACACATTAGCTACAAAAAATTATCCTTTATCAAAACAAACAGGATTAATAGAACAAAAATCAAGTTATGAAATTGAAGCATTAAGCAAAGGAAAATTACCAAAAATCGATATAAACGCACAAGCAACTTATCAATCTGAAGTGATAGGATTACCTTCTTCTCTGCAAGGAGTTCAATCTTTGAATAAAGATCAATATAGAGCAACTTTAGATGTAAATCAATTAGTATACAATGGTGGAATAATTGATGCAAATACTAAATTAAAAGAAGCACAAACCAAAACACAACAGCAACTAATTGAAGTTAACTTATATCAAATAAAAACTCGAATTAATCAATATTTCTTTTCTGTTCTATTACTTCAAGAAAAAAAGGCACTACTATCTTCAAAAAAAGAGTTATTAACTTCAAAAGTTAAGGAAGTGAAATCAGGAGTCAAATTTGGAGCAATTCTTCCATCATCAGAACAGGTTTTAGAAGCAGAAATTATTAAAATAAACCAGCAGTTAACAGAAATTAAATTTGAAAACATCAAATTATTAAATAACCTTTCAGAATTAACTTTTTCAGATATTGATACCGAAACAATTTTAATACAACCAGTTTCATATTCAAATAGCACTAATATAACAAGACCTGAAATTGCTTTTTATGATTTACAACATCAGCAATTAGAGTTCTCGAAAAGTGTACTATCTAAATCAAATCTTCCAAAAATAAATGCTTTTGGTCAAGCTGGTTATGGTAATCCCGGATTAAACATGTTAGACAATTCTTTTCAAACATTTTATGTTGTTGGCTTAAAAGCGAATTGGAATATTTTTGATTGGGGCAAAACCAAAACAGATAAAAAAGCATTAGATATATCTAAAGAAATAGTAACATCTGAGAAAGAAACATTTGAATTAAATAACAAAATACAATTAGAAGAGCAAGATTTTGAAATTAAAAAATTAGAACAACTGCTCCTTTCTGATACTGAAATAATTCAAATACGTGAAAAAATTATTAAATCCTCGGATACTCAATTAAAAAATGGTGTGATAACATCGTCTGAATATCTTATAGAATTAACCAATTTATTTGAAGCAAAAAATATTTTGAAAACGCATGAAGTTCAATTAGCAGCAGCTAAATCAAATTACGAAATAATTAAAGGAAAATAA
- a CDS encoding HlyD family secretion protein yields MKKISIIILATIGLISCNKNNDKADGYGNFEATEITISSEANGKIEFLKVEEGDELKSQLQVGLVDTLQLHFAKQQLIASKNTVSSKSANVISQKSVLHEQLKTANLEKNRIRNMYAENAATKRQVDEIDGKVKVIKEQIKSVGTQNAPILNDLKSIDVQIAKINDQIAKSKIINPINGTVLTKYAEPGEITAFGKPLYKIADISEMTLRIYVSETQLSKIKVGQNVLVKIDAEKDMKSYQGNISWIASSAEFTPKIIQTKEERVNLVYAVKVKVKNDGSLKIGMPAEMWIK; encoded by the coding sequence ATGAAAAAAATAAGCATAATAATTTTAGCAACGATAGGGTTAATTTCTTGTAACAAAAATAACGACAAAGCTGACGGTTATGGGAATTTTGAAGCAACTGAAATAACTATTTCTTCAGAAGCTAACGGTAAAATAGAGTTTTTAAAAGTCGAAGAAGGAGATGAATTAAAATCTCAATTACAAGTAGGATTAGTTGATACATTACAATTACATTTTGCGAAACAACAATTAATTGCCTCTAAAAACACCGTATCGTCAAAATCCGCAAATGTAATATCTCAAAAAAGCGTCTTACATGAACAATTAAAAACAGCTAATTTAGAGAAAAACCGAATCCGTAATATGTATGCTGAAAATGCTGCAACTAAACGACAAGTAGATGAAATTGATGGAAAGGTAAAAGTTATCAAAGAGCAAATAAAAAGTGTCGGAACTCAAAATGCACCTATTTTAAATGACTTAAAATCGATAGATGTACAAATTGCTAAAATCAATGACCAAATAGCAAAAAGTAAAATTATTAATCCTATTAATGGAACTGTTTTGACTAAGTATGCTGAACCAGGCGAAATAACAGCATTTGGAAAACCACTATACAAGATAGCTGATATTTCTGAAATGACTTTGCGAATCTATGTAAGCGAAACACAGTTGTCAAAAATAAAAGTTGGACAAAATGTATTGGTAAAAATTGATGCTGAAAAAGATATGAAATCATACCAAGGAAACATTTCATGGATTGCATCTTCGGCAGAGTTTACTCCTAAAATTATTCAAACAAAAGAAGAACGAGTAAATCTCGTTTATGCAGTAAAGGTAAAAGTAAAAAATGATGGCAGTCTAAAAATCGGAATGCCAGCAGAAATGTGGATAAAATAA
- a CDS encoding TetR/AcrR family transcriptional regulator, translated as MDKIKTENTETEILIAAKEIFQQKGMSGARMQEIADKAKINKALLHYYYRSKQLLFEAVFKSAFSLLAPQLNKVLNDDSDLFEKIRKFTENYVSFVIKHPYLPNFVIQELNKNPEFVQKLRSEKNFPSIEKFKLQVSDAINQGIIKPIEAEQLFINIISLNIFPFIGEPLLMALVNVDKESYNILLENRKTEVAEFIINSIKI; from the coding sequence ATGGATAAAATTAAAACTGAAAATACAGAAACTGAAATATTAATAGCTGCAAAAGAAATATTTCAGCAAAAAGGGATGTCAGGTGCAAGAATGCAAGAAATAGCAGATAAAGCAAAAATTAATAAAGCATTGTTGCATTATTATTATAGAAGCAAACAATTATTATTTGAAGCCGTTTTCAAAAGTGCTTTTTCACTTTTAGCACCGCAATTAAATAAAGTGCTAAATGATGATAGTGACTTATTTGAAAAAATACGAAAGTTCACTGAAAATTATGTTTCGTTTGTGATCAAACATCCCTATTTGCCAAATTTTGTAATACAAGAATTAAATAAAAATCCCGAATTTGTCCAAAAACTACGCTCTGAAAAAAATTTTCCTTCCATTGAAAAATTTAAACTTCAAGTAAGTGATGCCATAAATCAAGGAATCATTAAACCAATCGAAGCCGAACAGTTATTTATTAATATTATCTCTTTAAACATTTTTCCTTTCATCGGAGAACCTCTATTAATGGCGCTTGTTAATGTAGATAAAGAAAGCTACAATATACTACTAGAAAATAGAAAAACGGAAGTGGCAGAGTTTATCATTAATTCAATAAAAATATAA
- a CDS encoding DUF3164 family protein, which translates to MNLINNIEVIEPQILTEMSTETLEKPIDVSQLTEQELLDALAKKKNHKNEQREAYKALVAETVPKAIFRLCHASEILSVAKKETFEFFENILSLKNEVYELKEKQRSHTFSTDTSQITIGYRVNDGWDDTAHAGVEKVKNFITSLAKDTDTAALVEMVFDLLKKDANGNLKSNRVLELQKLTQKFNNPEFSDGVEIISKAFKPVRSSWYIEACLIEEGKKTPIPLNISSVDFAEGYKFDFFSKEDKEDGSSN; encoded by the coding sequence ATGAATTTAATTAATAACATCGAAGTAATCGAACCACAAATTTTAACAGAAATGAGCACAGAAACATTAGAAAAACCAATCGACGTAAGCCAATTAACAGAGCAGGAACTATTAGACGCATTGGCAAAAAAGAAAAACCACAAAAACGAACAACGTGAGGCTTACAAAGCTTTAGTTGCAGAGACTGTTCCAAAAGCAATTTTTAGATTGTGCCACGCTTCCGAAATTCTATCAGTTGCCAAAAAGGAAACCTTTGAATTTTTTGAAAACATTCTTTCACTTAAAAATGAGGTGTACGAATTAAAAGAAAAACAACGCTCGCACACCTTTTCAACGGATACATCTCAAATTACTATTGGTTACCGAGTGAACGATGGTTGGGACGACACGGCACACGCAGGAGTTGAAAAAGTTAAAAACTTTATCACATCGTTAGCAAAGGACACAGACACTGCAGCACTTGTAGAAATGGTTTTTGATTTATTGAAAAAAGATGCCAACGGAAACTTAAAAAGTAACCGAGTGCTGGAGCTTCAAAAGTTAACCCAAAAATTTAACAACCCTGAGTTCTCAGATGGAGTGGAAATCATATCAAAAGCATTTAAGCCTGTTCGCTCATCGTGGTATATTGAGGCTTGCCTTATAGAAGAGGGTAAAAAGACACCAATTCCTTTGAATATTTCAAGTGTTGATTTTGCAGAGGGTTATAAGTTCGATTTTTTCAGTAAAGAAGATAAAGAAGATGGCAGTTCAAATTAG
- a CDS encoding ATP-binding protein — translation MSKIKRAISVDEIEKMKFKELQLSPFFGKLLGSPECSGVWIVWGESFNGKTAFSLQLAKELTMSGKVFYNTLEEGARKSFQTAVINNNMKEVARKFVIGNRENIDNLKERLRKKKSPDIIFIDSIQYTGMTKKEYQSLKEEFPNKLFIFISHADGKNPKGALANFVKYDADIKIRVEGYKAMCLSRLGGDKEPYIIWAEGAAQYDFNLKQ, via the coding sequence ATGAGCAAGATTAAAAGAGCCATTTCGGTTGACGAAATAGAGAAAATGAAGTTCAAAGAATTACAATTGTCGCCTTTTTTTGGCAAGTTATTAGGCAGCCCCGAATGCTCAGGCGTTTGGATTGTTTGGGGCGAATCCTTTAACGGAAAAACAGCCTTTTCGCTTCAACTTGCTAAAGAGCTAACAATGTCAGGAAAAGTATTTTATAACACACTGGAAGAGGGAGCTCGTAAATCATTTCAAACGGCAGTTATAAATAACAACATGAAAGAAGTAGCTCGAAAGTTCGTAATTGGAAATCGAGAAAACATTGACAACTTAAAAGAAAGGCTACGCAAAAAGAAATCACCTGATATAATTTTTATTGACTCCATCCAGTACACTGGAATGACAAAAAAAGAATATCAAAGTTTAAAAGAGGAGTTCCCAAACAAGTTATTCATTTTCATTAGCCACGCTGACGGAAAAAACCCAAAGGGAGCATTGGCAAACTTCGTAAAATATGATGCTGACATCAAAATACGAGTAGAAGGTTACAAGGCGATGTGTTTAAGTCGACTTGGAGGAGATAAAGAACCATACATTATCTGGGCGGAAGGTGCTGCTCAATACGATTTCAATTTAAAACAATAA
- a CDS encoding cytochrome c — MKANLIIIVITYFFISSCNNKTSSIQINESNLTTDNKAFELFQQKCYACHSVTTKSHDEIIAPPMVAVKRRYMKEYDSKEDFVKAIVAYAIDPKTENALMIGAVDKFTAMPKQDFKEDDLTKIASYIYDNEIETPEWFEDNFQQKHKNVQGIGNGRNK, encoded by the coding sequence ATGAAAGCAAATCTTATAATAATCGTAATTACATATTTTTTTATTTCAAGTTGTAATAACAAAACGTCATCAATTCAAATAAACGAAAGCAATTTAACTACTGACAATAAAGCATTTGAATTATTTCAGCAAAAATGTTACGCTTGTCATAGTGTTACAACAAAATCTCATGATGAAATTATTGCTCCTCCAATGGTAGCTGTAAAACGTAGATATATGAAAGAGTATGATTCTAAAGAAGATTTTGTAAAAGCTATTGTTGCTTATGCCATTGATCCGAAAACAGAAAATGCTTTGATGATTGGAGCTGTTGATAAGTTTACAGCTATGCCAAAACAAGATTTTAAAGAAGATGATTTAACAAAAATTGCATCTTACATTTATGATAATGAAATTGAAACTCCAGAATGGTTTGAAGACAATTTTCAACAAAAGCATAAAAATGTACAAGGGATAGGAAATGGTAGAAATAAATAA
- the nirK gene encoding copper-containing nitrite reductase has product MSNLIKKSIVVFVACITIIACKQNNDKNSNYADISVGDEMIAELTAPPFVPKPVGDRSAKKLIVNMEIKEIEGEMADGVKYVYWTFGGSVPGSFIRTRVGDEVEFTLKNHPDNKLPHNIDLHAVTGPGGGAASSLVAPGHEKTFNFKCINPGLYVYHCATAPVGMHIANGMYGLILVEPEGGLPPVDKEYYVMQGDFYTKGKYGEPGMQPFDMTKAVDEHADYVVFNGKVGALTGDKALTAKVGETVRIYMGNGGPNLVSSFHVIGEIFDKVHIEGGDMINKNVQTTLIPAGGSAIVEFKVDVPGTFILVDHSIFRAFNKGALGMLKVEGAENSKIYSGTTQEGIYHPEGGTIQNMPKSGKGNDVVMNKTLAQQMTDGKNIYSRTCFACHQSEGQGIPSAFPPLAKSDFLNADSNRAINAVLHGLSGEITVNGKKFNSVMTSQNLTDQEISDVLTYVYNSWGNNKMKVSPEMVKTQRAKPAPKTNNDIH; this is encoded by the coding sequence ATGAGTAATCTTATTAAAAAATCTATTGTTGTATTTGTAGCTTGTATCACAATTATTGCATGTAAACAGAACAACGACAAAAATTCTAACTATGCTGATATTTCAGTTGGTGATGAAATGATTGCAGAATTAACAGCTCCTCCATTTGTACCCAAGCCAGTTGGAGATCGTTCTGCAAAAAAATTAATAGTAAACATGGAAATTAAAGAAATCGAAGGTGAAATGGCTGACGGTGTAAAATATGTTTACTGGACTTTTGGAGGCAGCGTACCAGGAAGTTTCATTAGAACAAGGGTGGGTGACGAAGTAGAATTTACATTAAAAAATCACCCAGACAACAAATTGCCTCACAACATCGATTTACATGCGGTTACAGGACCTGGCGGAGGAGCTGCTTCTTCATTAGTAGCACCAGGCCATGAAAAAACATTTAACTTTAAATGTATTAATCCTGGATTGTATGTGTACCATTGTGCAACAGCTCCAGTGGGAATGCACATTGCTAACGGAATGTATGGTTTAATTTTGGTGGAACCGGAAGGTGGTCTACCTCCAGTTGACAAAGAATACTACGTAATGCAAGGTGATTTTTATACGAAAGGTAAATATGGAGAACCAGGAATGCAACCTTTTGACATGACAAAAGCAGTAGATGAGCATGCAGATTACGTAGTCTTTAACGGAAAAGTAGGTGCTTTAACAGGTGATAAAGCTTTAACCGCTAAAGTAGGAGAAACAGTTAGAATTTACATGGGTAATGGTGGTCCAAACTTAGTTTCATCCTTTCATGTTATTGGTGAAATTTTTGATAAAGTACATATAGAAGGTGGTGACATGATCAACAAAAATGTGCAAACTACTTTAATTCCTGCTGGTGGTTCAGCTATTGTAGAGTTTAAAGTGGATGTTCCTGGAACATTTATTTTAGTAGACCACTCTATTTTTAGAGCATTCAATAAAGGAGCCTTAGGAATGTTAAAAGTTGAAGGTGCCGAAAATTCTAAAATTTATTCAGGAACAACTCAAGAGGGAATTTATCATCCAGAAGGAGGTACTATTCAAAATATGCCAAAATCCGGAAAAGGAAATGACGTTGTGATGAATAAAACACTTGCACAACAAATGACAGATGGTAAAAACATTTATTCAAGAACTTGTTTTGCATGTCACCAATCAGAAGGTCAAGGTATCCCATCTGCTTTCCCTCCTTTAGCTAAATCTGATTTCTTAAATGCTGACTCAAATAGAGCGATAAATGCAGTACTTCATGGGTTAAGTGGCGAAATTACAGTTAATGGTAAAAAATTTAATTCCGTAATGACAAGTCAAAACCTTACGGATCAAGAAATTTCAGATGTTTTAACTTATGTATACAACAGTTGGGGAAATAACAAAATGAAAGTTTCTCCAGAAATGGTTAAGACACAGAGAGCAAAACCAGCTCCAAAGACTAATAATGACATACATTAA
- a CDS encoding ATP-binding protein, with protein MTTDFKKQVQESLRTFIAQKGSQNKAANSLAGVSSALLSQIMNDNWDNISEAMWRNIASQIGASAKTWSFVETTDYKLITKLLTDAQENANVFAMTGDAGSGKSKSFDLYIQDHKNAYLLSCAEYWNRKEFLVQLLTAMGVDYTGYTVAEMMNEIVKKLKSSENPLIILDEADKLPDTVLYFFITLYNRLEDHCGIILCATDHLSKRIQKGIKLNRKGYKEINSRIGRKFIELRGVNATDVAQICMANGVEETKAIKQIFNECDGDLRRVKRSIHAYKNRKVNEQD; from the coding sequence ATGACAACAGATTTTAAAAAACAAGTTCAGGAAAGTCTTAGAACTTTCATCGCGCAGAAAGGAAGCCAAAACAAAGCGGCAAACTCTTTAGCTGGAGTATCATCTGCATTGCTTTCACAAATTATGAACGATAACTGGGACAACATCTCTGAGGCAATGTGGAGAAATATCGCAAGCCAAATAGGTGCCAGTGCAAAAACTTGGTCTTTTGTTGAAACTACAGACTACAAACTAATCACAAAGCTTTTAACAGATGCTCAAGAAAACGCCAACGTTTTTGCAATGACTGGCGATGCTGGTTCTGGTAAGTCTAAGTCCTTTGACCTTTACATACAAGACCACAAAAACGCCTATTTATTGAGCTGTGCAGAATATTGGAACCGTAAAGAGTTCTTAGTGCAATTATTAACGGCGATGGGTGTTGACTATACAGGGTACACAGTTGCCGAGATGATGAATGAAATTGTTAAGAAATTAAAATCTTCTGAAAATCCGCTTATCATTTTAGACGAGGCGGACAAATTACCAGATACAGTGCTTTACTTCTTTATCACACTTTACAACCGATTAGAAGACCACTGCGGAATCATTCTTTGTGCAACGGATCATTTATCTAAACGAATCCAAAAAGGCATCAAGTTAAACCGAAAAGGATACAAAGAAATTAACTCACGTATAGGTAGAAAGTTCATCGAGTTAAGAGGTGTTAATGCCACAGACGTTGCGCAAATATGTATGGCAAACGGAGTGGAAGAAACAAAAGCAATAAAACAAATCTTTAACGAGTGCGACGGAGATTTAAGAAGAGTTAAACGTTCTATTCACGCTTACAAAAATCGAAAGGTAAATGAGCAAGATTAA